The sequence below is a genomic window from Flavobacterium sediminilitoris.
TTTTATCGAATTAGCAATATACTTCCCAAATTCAATTTTATCAGACGTTAAATAACTCAATTCATTATTTTCAATTACAGGATCATTACTACAAGAGAAAAGAAAAGTTGAGATTACAACAAGCGAAGCAATCTTTCTAAAGTTTGTTTTCATAATTTTTAATGTTTAGTTAAATTAATACTATTGCTTTTTGACTTCAGTCTTGTAAATCTACAACAGTAGCGCAATAATTTGAATATAGATTTCTTGCCTTTGTTGTTAAAGTTTGACGTTTTTATTTATTATTTACAATTCATAACCAAAAGATAATCAACAATATAATTTATAATCAAAACATTTTGAATCCCCTAAAATAAAACAGTAAATTAGTGCCAAATTATTTCTAGAGATGCTAAATAAAAGATTATTGATAAAAAATTTATTGGCTCACAATGATGAGAATAGTTTTTACGACAAAAAGAGACAGTTGAATTTACATAGTAAGGAAGGAAAGGCCAAATTTTTAAAACATATTTGTGCGCTATCTAATTCTAATCCGGCAAATAACTCTTATATTGTTGTAGGAGTTGAAGACGAAAATAATGAAATTGTAGGTGATGATTTTTTTGATGATAGTAAAATTCAAAATTTAGTTAATGCTTATTTAGAAAATCCTCCAAAAATTCAATATGAGAATATTCCTTTTCCTAATTTACCTGTAAATAAAGTAGTTGGGCTAGTTACTATAAATCCTAAAAACAAAATCTCTTCTTTTAAAAAAGGGATTCATACTATTGTGGCTAATACTATTTTTATAAGAAGAGGAAGCAATTCTATTCCAACTGAAGAGAAAGTTCCGTTTTCAAAAACGAATATTGAAACTATTATAAGTATTGAGAATAATTCTAGAAATAGTATAAAGCATACTTTAGATGGTGTTCTTGATTTTATAAATAATCGCCATAAAGATTTACATTCAAATTATAAGGTTTTCAAAGAATTATTCATCGTCTGTTGGGCTGGAATTAAGAAAAAAGTAAGAGATACGACTTACTATTCTAGAGTTGATATAGAGCTAATTAACGAACAAATTAAATTATTTTATTCTGCACAAGATGATGTTACAATAAATTACAATGAAAATTCTTTTATTATAACCGAACATATTACACTTGGCATTAATGATAGAACAAGTTACTATCCTTTAGAAAGAGTTACTATTACTTTCTTTGACAATGGCTATTATAAAATGGATACCGAAATGCTTTTTCAGCCACCTCAATATAATAAAAAAATGCTTCATCATATTTACAATGCTACTCTTAGTCTTTTAAAAAAACTAGAAAAGAGAATTTCTTTAAATGAAAGAGAACTAAAAGATGTAGACAACATCCCTTCAATTTTAATGATCTGTTATCTAAATGGTTTTAATGATGCAAAACAAAAACTTATTGATTCTAAGCTATATTTAAAACATCACGATAGTCCTGAAGTATATTTAGCTTTTAAAGAAGTAATGCGAGTTTTACGGAAAATGAAATATAATTAGTTGAATTTATGTTTGTTTTCATTTTTTGTTTTCATCAAGATTATAGTTGAATATGCAACTATAATAAACACTCCTAAAACATAAACTATTTTAAGTTGAATAGCATAATCTAAAAATAGTACTGGATTATCAATTTCCTGAAAAAACAAATTATATAACATTTCCATAACCACGAAAAACCAAACCAAACTTATTACTAGAAGTAACAGTAATAATTTTAGAAAACGAGAAGTCTTATTTAAAGTTTTCATAACATGTTATTTAGTACAACATAAAGTTATGAACTATTAATTAGATTGTTTTACAAGTTTATTATAGAATTTGTTAAAAAATTCATTTAAACAAATCCATGTTTTTTTGCTTCTCTAACAATGTCTTCATCTGAACCTCCTTTAACACAGAAATAATCTTTAATTTGTGCTTTACGTTTATCTATAGAGCTTTGGGCTAAATTCACATAGTTTGGTAAATTTTTAGACAAAACGCCTTGTGCTAACAATGAAATGATTGTTCTATTACTTTCATCTAAAAACACATTATTCCTTACAGCAAGCATCTCTTGAATACTTTCATTAACTGTTTTACTTACGTATTTTTCTTTGTTAATAATTACTTCAAACGCTTTCAAAAACTCGTCGGCTGTAAAGTCACTTTTCACTAAAAGGCCGTCTGGATCAATTGTTTTTTGAATGTCGAATAAAATAAATGCTTCTGCATGAGATGTAAGCATAACAATTTTTGTGAACGGATATTTTTTTCTTGCAAAAATAGCTAGATCTTGTCCTGATTGAATATTAGCTTCTTCATATGGAGGCAAACTTAAATCCAAAAATATCATGTCAAATTCATAAATATCTTCTGATTGTGACATTCTTTTATATGCCGTTTGACAATCAAAAGCAGAAGTAACATTTATTTTATATCCTAATTCGTTATAAGATAAAATACTTTTATACCCTTCAATCATTGAAGGATGGTCATCGACCATGAAAATATTAATTGTTTTAGAGCTCATAATTATTATTTTATTCTATTGGTATTTTAAAAAACAGGGTCGTTCCCTTTCCGATTTCAGATTCTATATTTAATTCTCCATTAACAGCACTTATCCTTTGAAGCATATTTTTAATGCCTATTCCTTTCTTGGCTTTATTAACATTAAATCCTTCTCCATCATCTCTTATTTGTAAAGTTACAATTTTTTCTTGTTTTACAATACTTACATTTATAGTTTTTGCTTTAGCATACTTATTACAGTTATTTAATGCTTCTTGCAAGATTCTATATAAGTGCATTTTTACTTCAACATCTACATTATCCCATTGAATTTTTTTATCAATTGTATATTCACAATCTGCATCATATAAATTCTGTTGTTCAATTAATAACTCGGATAAAATAGACTTAAAATTACTTTTTTCAGAAAAAACATTATTGCTTAATTCATGTGCAATTGCTCTTACTTCTTTTTCAATATTCTGAATTTCATTTATATGACCTATACACTTTTGTATAGTTTCTTCATCTGTTCGCTTAGTAAGTATATATAAATTTAGTCTTGTACTGGCAAGTTTATTCATTATTCCATCATGAAGTTCTCTTGCTATTCTATTCTTTTCATTGTTTTTTGCTTCATCTAATTTTACTTGTTGATCTAGCATTAATTGGTAAATTTCTTCATTTACTTTTTGCTGTTGTTGTGTAAAGAGTAATTCTTTTTGTTTTGATCTCTGAAATAAAATTATATATAACAATCCACCTATAAATGCTACAAGAATTGAAACACCTAGTATTACTTTTTTCTCACTAGAAATCTCTTCATTTTCATGTATTATTTCGTCTGTTTCAAATTCTATTCTTGCTAATTTATTTCTTGTTGCTCTTTCCAAATCATATAAACTATCGCTTAGTTTTATATATTTCTTAGCATAATAAAGTCCTGTTTTAGGGTTTATCTTTGTATATAAATCTAAAGTAGTTAAAATCTCTTGATTATAACTCGATTTTTTTGCTAAAGAATTTGCCTCATTGTTAAGCTGTAATGCTTTTGTTGTATCCGACTTTGATAAATAATATTCTGAAAGATGAATTTTACTTTTTATTATTCCTGCTATATTACCAATACTATCTCTAATAAAAAGAGATCTATTGAGTTCTTCTAGTCCTTCCTCTTTATTAAGTTTAAATTTTGAATAAGCCAAATTATCTAATAGAGCCGAATAAACAACAGGTTGCAATTGCAATAAATTTTTAACTTTCAGTCCTTTTGAAAAATTATCAATTGCCTTTTTATAAAGTTTGTTTTTCTGATATACTAACCCAATGTTATTAAATGTTTGAGCTTTAAAAATATCATAAAAGAAACTCTTTTTTAACTTTTCAACTTGAATTAATGCTTTACTATGGTAATAAAGTGCTTTTTCGTAATTATCTAAGCCAAGCAAAGAACTTCCTAGGTTAACATAACATTCATAAATAAGCATATCATCATCTATTCCTTTTGAAATATCCAAAGCTCGGATAGTGGCTGTTTCACTCCCTAAAAAGTCTTTTTCATACAATAAAACGTATGCTTTGTATAGTATTGTTTTCGCTAAATTTTCTTTATCATTAATATTTTTATACAACTTCTCAGCATCATTATAATACCAGTAAGCACTATCGTTTCTTGCTTTTTCAAAATAATAATCTCCTAAATATGAAAGAGCTTTTGCTATTGTTATTGAGTCTTTACTAGATTTCCCTAGCTGTAAAGCTTTAGCAGCAACATTCTTATATTTATCTAATTCATAAAGAGAAAAATATCTGTTTGCGACCTTAAAGTAATTTCTTCTTGTTGTTGAGTCATTCGTTTTAAACTGTAATTCAAAATAGGCTGAATCACTATACTTAATACGATTTTCACTTGCTATACTTTCATCTTGAGCAAATGAAAGATATTGATTAATTTTCTGATTAGGCTTATCTATTACTTCGAGAGATTTCTTCTTATCTGAACAGCTAAGTAAAATAATAAACGCTATAAAAATAATTATTTGTTTCAACTTGTTTTTTTTAAAATTAATCTGCCTGAAACAAATTTAATGATTTTTCTTACTCAAATTAATCTTTTTTTGGTTTAACGATTGGATCTGTTTCATCTGTGTCTGAAGTTGCGTCGGTTGTACCATCATCTCCATCTCTATTTAAGGATGAATTATCAACTTCATAAGTACTTGTTTCCATTTGCTGATCATACTCGTCTGTTGTACATGATGTCATTAAAATAAAAAATCCAAATAAAATTCCGATATATAAAATACTTTTTTTCATAATATTCTGTATTGAGTTTGTTTAATCTAGGTTGGTTTTTGTTTTAACTATCTGCTAATATAATAATTAATCTTTTTTAGGTTTAACGATTGGATCTGTTTCATCTAACTCATCTGTGTCTGAATTTGTTGTGCCAGTTGTATCGGTTGTACCATCATCTCCATCTCTATTTAAGGATGAATTATCAACTTCATAAGTACTTGTTTCCATTTGCTGATCATACTCGTCTGTTGTACATGATGTCATTAAAATGGAAAATCCAAATAACATTCCGATAAATAAAATAGCTTTTTTCATAATATTCTGTATTGAGTTTGTTTAATCTAGGTTGTTTTTGTTTTTAAGAGTAATTAATCCTTTTTAGGTTTAACGATTGGATCTGTTTCGTCTGCTTGAGTATTGGTTGTATCGGTTGTTCCATCATCTCCATCTCTATTTAAAGATGAATTATCAATCTCATAAACACTTGTTTCTATTTGCTGATCATACTCGTCTGTTGTACATGATGTCATTAAAATGGAAAATCCAAATAACATTCCGATAAATAAAATAGCTTTTTTCATAATATTCTGTATTGAG
It includes:
- a CDS encoding ATP-binding protein translates to MLNKRLLIKNLLAHNDENSFYDKKRQLNLHSKEGKAKFLKHICALSNSNPANNSYIVVGVEDENNEIVGDDFFDDSKIQNLVNAYLENPPKIQYENIPFPNLPVNKVVGLVTINPKNKISSFKKGIHTIVANTIFIRRGSNSIPTEEKVPFSKTNIETIISIENNSRNSIKHTLDGVLDFINNRHKDLHSNYKVFKELFIVCWAGIKKKVRDTTYYSRVDIELINEQIKLFYSAQDDVTINYNENSFIITEHITLGINDRTSYYPLERVTITFFDNGYYKMDTEMLFQPPQYNKKMLHHIYNATLSLLKKLEKRISLNERELKDVDNIPSILMICYLNGFNDAKQKLIDSKLYLKHHDSPEVYLAFKEVMRVLRKMKYN
- a CDS encoding response regulator translates to MSSKTINIFMVDDHPSMIEGYKSILSYNELGYKINVTSAFDCQTAYKRMSQSEDIYEFDMIFLDLSLPPYEEANIQSGQDLAIFARKKYPFTKIVMLTSHAEAFILFDIQKTIDPDGLLVKSDFTADEFLKAFEVIINKEKYVSKTVNESIQEMLAVRNNVFLDESNRTIISLLAQGVLSKNLPNYVNLAQSSIDKRKAQIKDYFCVKGGSDEDIVREAKKHGFV
- a CDS encoding tetratricopeptide repeat-containing sensor histidine kinase, with amino-acid sequence MKQIIIFIAFIILLSCSDKKKSLEVIDKPNQKINQYLSFAQDESIASENRIKYSDSAYFELQFKTNDSTTRRNYFKVANRYFSLYELDKYKNVAAKALQLGKSSKDSITIAKALSYLGDYYFEKARNDSAYWYYNDAEKLYKNINDKENLAKTILYKAYVLLYEKDFLGSETATIRALDISKGIDDDMLIYECYVNLGSSLLGLDNYEKALYYHSKALIQVEKLKKSFFYDIFKAQTFNNIGLVYQKNKLYKKAIDNFSKGLKVKNLLQLQPVVYSALLDNLAYSKFKLNKEEGLEELNRSLFIRDSIGNIAGIIKSKIHLSEYYLSKSDTTKALQLNNEANSLAKKSSYNQEILTTLDLYTKINPKTGLYYAKKYIKLSDSLYDLERATRNKLARIEFETDEIIHENEEISSEKKVILGVSILVAFIGGLLYIILFQRSKQKELLFTQQQQKVNEEIYQLMLDQQVKLDEAKNNEKNRIARELHDGIMNKLASTRLNLYILTKRTDEETIQKCIGHINEIQNIEKEVRAIAHELSNNVFSEKSNFKSILSELLIEQQNLYDADCEYTIDKKIQWDNVDVEVKMHLYRILQEALNNCNKYAKAKTINVSIVKQEKIVTLQIRDDGEGFNVNKAKKGIGIKNMLQRISAVNGELNIESEIGKGTTLFFKIPIE